The DNA window ttaaaaaatttaaaaatacaattaaaaaaaacaattacatCATAAATATCAACGTGCATTCTttcgcgcccacaactcttcaattatatcctgctggagtcgaatatgagcttcttgttggcgcatgtcggcatgggCTTGGAGTCGCCCGACGTCATCATGaggtatccccatgcgtacattggcGGTGACCACGCCGTGGGTTGGCCCGActgcatcttcattggtccaatcagtcagttcTGGACCTTCTTGTTCGaaaatcatgttgtgcatgataatacacgcgtacatgatatcagcaatgcagtagTCATACCATAAACGGGTTGGACCCTTCATCGCCGCTCATTGAGcatggagcacaccaaatgcctgctccacatccttgcgcgctgcctcatGTCAGCTCGCAAAGTAGACCTTCTTATCTTCGAGCggacatctgatcgtcttcacaaagctGGTTACCGTTGGCAACAAAACTGATGGACGGACCAATGCCCTGGCACTGCTcattgaaaaggggcgacgactggaggacgttaaCGTCGTTGTTCCCttcggctatcccaaaatatgcatgccaaatccaaagccggtagtcagctacggcttcgaggatcatcgtcggatTCTTGCCTTTGAAGTCGGTCGTGCAGTGACCGTTCCAGGCGGtagggcagttcttccactcccaatgcatgcaatctatACTGTCCAACATACCAGAAAACCCGTGCAccgtcccgtgcatatccatcagttCCTGACAGTCTTGGGGGATAGGCTTTCGCAGGTACGTCTCCCCGAATATTTGAATGACGGCCTGACAAAAATACTGGAGACATTCGCGGGCAGTGGTCTCGCCGATatgaaggtactcgtcgaacatgtcggccgcgcctccgtaagccaactgcctaattgcagcagtgcacttctgtataggCGTGTGTCTGGGTCTGTCACTCGCATCCCCCCTGAACCGGAAGTACTTGTAccgacgctctaaagcgttcACGATACGCATAAATAGATCTCGGTGCGTCTTAAAACGCCACCGGAAGAAGTTGTCCCCAAACCGCGGCTGCTCGCTGAAATAGTCCTCAAACAACCGTTGGTGTGCAGCGAcgtggtcccggggtactacATCTCGATGCTGGATGGGGCGAGGTATTGCCGgctactgctgctgctgctgcgagATCGCCCTCATCATGCGGTTTATCTCAGCGGAAGTATACGCCCGTATCTGTTCGTGGATTTGCCGCGATGCTTCACTATCCCAGCCACCACCgcccgcaccactaccactgccacccgcaccactaccatCCGTACCACCACTATCACTAGCCATTTCGAGAGTTGAagaagagaaactcgttaatacaagtggtgcgaatgaaaaagAACCGAAACGAACCATATATAcagagttttttaaaaaaaattcaaaaaaccgCTCGTCCGTCGGGTGcccgcaatagcggacgagcTGACGGACGAGCGGGATATACGACGGACGAGGGGTCGTCCGCCCAGCTCGTCCGCGAGCCTCTCGCCCGTcacaatagtggacgagcgcgacggacgagcggctcgccggtcgctcgtccgccggctcgtccactattgtggatgctctaaaagctAGAGTATATCTTGTCCACATTTTGTAGTTTTCTCTTGTCAAGCTTAGTTGTATTATCGGAATCTCAAGTTTATTACTCTATTAGTATTTTATTCGGTATCCAATTTCACATACTATATGACATTATATTTCATGccaaaaaattatttgaataagATCGATTAAGTAATACGAAAAGATATTCGAGTTCAAACTATGGTTATTAACAAAATGAAAGTGATCATGATTCATGAATTATACTCCGTAGATGATAAAAAGCTATGTATGGCTGATGTAAAATATGAGATTCATGATATTAACAAATGCAAACAGACAACAAATTTTTTAAGCAGCCCGATCCACAATCCCAAACATTTATTTCAAATGACTAATATGTTATTGAGATAAGCAAGAAAAAGTTAGATTAAATTGTTTTCTTGCACAATATTCTATCCTGATAAAACgttgtattattattttagatACAAGTTACATAGTATGGTAGTATGATTTTAATATGTTACAAAGATCATTCTCACAATAATTGATAGTGGTACAAAATGGATCAATGTCAAGTTAAATAAAAACCACAACCCATATTTTCCGAAAGATATGTTATGAAAGTATGCAAAAGATCGATGATGACAACAACCATgcgaaaaagaaagaacactagagttttacgtggttcgatcgtaagatctacgtccacggccaaaggcaatatgattcagtatattgagaaatatgcagagatttacaattactcaagaactctctccaagaactcaacacctctaatctaattctaaaccaagaactaatcaagtgatagtttggagactcttttcttgaatatcgaagtagctgattaactatttcagatgcagccttcgtctgctttatatcagtcccttcatcctccaacggctctcttgagatgttagttaacaaaccagttataactgttccaacggctacttcccgtttcttggtttgcatcaacatgccgaagtgctgcatgatgccgagctcaataaaatgccgagctcaataaaacgccgagctcaataaaacgccgagctcaataaaatgccgagctcaataaaatgccgagctcaataaaatcttgaacgagctcaacctctaacaaatctgcagctgttgagaatgacattgattttagcttgctgcatccaacggtgattgtgagattatactccaacaaactccaccttaaTCTCAGAGTCAACAATGAATCATAATCCTCTGACAAAACCTCAAACTCATCACTCCACAAGTCCCACCAGCCCCAAGCAGTATTTAAACTTCATGGCTGGCAACGGCTTTGTCAACATATCAGCCGCATTATGCTCAGTAGATATTTTCACCATCTTGACTTCACCTCTCTGTATTTCATCCCTTATGAAGTGCAtccgcacatctatgtgcttactTCTTTCGTGAAACACCTGGTGTTTGGCAAGGCATAAGGCGCTGCTGCTGTCACAGTTTATCTCCACTGTGTCTTGCTTCTCCCCAAAATCTTCTAGGATTCCCTTCAGCCATATTGCTTCTTTCACAGCCTCTGTCATTGCCATGTACTCAGCTTCCGTAGTAGATAAAGCAACCACATGTTGTAATCCAGATTTCCAGCTTATAGCAGTGCCATTtagggtgaacacatatccagttTGAGATCTCCTATTATCTCTATTTGATGCATAATCAGAATCGCAAAACCCCACCAGTGCTCCACCTTGATCCTTACAATCTGCCTTGTACAACAGACCATAATCTGAAGCACCCTTCAAGTATCTGAGCAACCACTTCAATGCTATCCAATGCTCTCTCCCATGGTCTGACATAAATCGGCTAGTAACACTTATAGCctgagccaaatctggtcttgtgCATAGCATTGTGTACATTATGCTTCCTATGATGTTTGCATAAGGTATCTTGCTCAGCTCTTTCCTCTCTGAGTCATTCTTTGGTTTCTGATCCATGCTCAACTTAAAGTGAGCAGCCAATGGTGTAGAGACAGGTTTGAAGTCATCAGCCTgaaatttcttcaaaactctcTGGATGTAATTCCTCTGCAACAACCTGAGCTCTCTCTTTGGCCTATCCCTCAGTATATCCATGCCAAGGATTCTCCTTGCatttccaagatccttcatttcaaacttggaTTCCAGTTCAGCCTTGATTCTCTCAATCACTCCCAGATCTGCTCctgccacaagcatatcatcaacatacaaaagTAGAAAAGCAATTGGTACACCATTCCTTTCTCTGATGTAAACACAGCTATCATACTGCGATTTTCTGAAACCAATACTCATCATATGCTCATCAAACTTGAGATACCActgcctactactttgcttcaatccatacaaactTCTCTTGAGCAAACACACTTTGTCTTCATTCCCAGCCTCCATGAACCCCTCGGGttgatgcatatatattgtttcttcaagttcaccatgcaagaaggctgtcttgacatcGAGTTGGTGTAACTCCCAATCATACTTTGCAACAAGAGCAAGCAATATCCTGATGGAACTGTGTTTTACAACCGGAGAgaacacatcattataatcaatcccctcttcttgagtgaatcctctagcaacaAGCCGTGCCTTAAATCTGACACTCTCAACTTCACCAACTTCAATCTTCatcttgaagatccatttgcagctAATAAGCTTTTGGGTCCCTGGAttcttcaccaaaatccaagtatggTTTTTGAGTAGTGACTGgatctcttctctcatagctgCAAGCCATTTCTCCTTTTCCTTACTCGACATAGCTTCAGCATAGGTGGATGGCTCTAAGCACTCCAATACCTCAGCAACACAGAGAGCAAAAAAACTCATCTCATAATCACTGAACCTGGCTGGCTTTCTGATCTCTCTTCTGTTTCTGTCCCTGGCTATAATATGTGATCTCTGATCATCATCAATCTGATCTCGTTGCTGGGGTTGCTGTGGACTTGAAGCTTTATGGGAGCTTGAAGCTCCACCTCCATTCTGATCATCTGGATCACTAGGTGGTGGCTGGCCATGCTGAACTTCTTGATCAATAGAtactctttcacccatctgatCCTCAGTCTTCAAGAATGGCATATGATGCTCATGGAAGACCACATCTCGGCTCACAATTATCTTCTTGTTCCCCTCTTCAGTGCACCACAACCTGTACCCTTTTACTCCATGTTGGTACCCAACCATCACACATTTCTGAGCCCTTGCATCAAGCTTTCCCTGCTTGCAGTGGGCATATGCTCTACAACCGAACACCTTGAACTGATTGTACTCTCTATCTCCACCATACCATCTGACATCTGGGATTTCATTTCCTATAGCTGATGATGGAGAACTGTTAATTAGCACTGCAGCAGTACACACTGCCTCCCCCCAGAACATCTTTGGCAAGCCTGATGATAAAAGCATGCATCTGACTCTATCGAGGAGTGTTCGGttcattctttcagcaactCCGTTTTGTTGCGGATTGGCCGGGACTGTCCTATGCCTTTGTATCCCATTTGATTTGCAGAAAGACTCAAAATCTTCAGATAAGAACTCCAGCCCGTTATCAGTCCTCAAGCACTTGAGAGTGGTGGATTTCTTCAGCTTCATCTCTGTGCACCATTctctgaatttttcaaatgcttGTGACTTCTGCTTTAGGATGTATATCCAGACTTTTCTGCTATAATCATCTATTATCGACatgaaatacctgcctcctcccaTAGAAGCAGGCTGAGCTGGACCCCATAAATCACAATGCGCATAGTCAAGAGGTAATTTGGAGGTGTGTTTACCAGCCTTGTATGGTAGCTTCTTGCTCTTTCCCAGAGCACAGTGTTCACATTCCTTGAACCTCTGATCACTTCCAGCCGGAATGACCCCTTTCTGGATCAGTTCTCTCATCCCACTTTCTCCAAGATGGCCGAGCCTCTTGTGCCACAGACTCATATCAGAGTCCTCTGCAAGATTCACTGAAGCAACAACAGTTTCTGCTACTAGATAGTATAAACTGTTTCTTCTCTCAGCAATCAGCAAGATTTTTCCATTAAGTGAGACATTCATATAGCCTTTCTCAGAAGAAAACCTGAAACCTCTAGATTCAAGCATGCCAAGTGaaatcaaattcctcttaatctcaGGAATGTACCTGACTTGAGTAAGCAGTTTTGTTGATCCATCATGAGCTCTCAATCTGATATCTCCAATGCCTTTGATGTAGCACAtctgatcattccccaacaTTACTGACCCGGTTGCCTCAGAAAGGTTTTCAAACCAAGCTTTGTTGGAAcaaatatggaagctgcacccggagtccattatccaagaacTCTCTATCCCACCACTCACCACATTCATGATCTGGGGTGGATCTGTGTCTTCTGCAAGATCAGCCTGATTTTGGGTAGCCTTCTCTTCGTTTTGCTTCCTTTTCCACGAGTAGCAATCCCTTTTGAGatgcccaggtttcttgcagTAATGACAGCTTCGCTTCTCCTCATTTTGCTTCTGATACTTAGGCTTTTGATTctgattgaatttctttttcttgcctttgaaaGCCTTTACATTCAAGGCTTGACTGCCACTTCCTTCATTTGTCGTCGAAGAGTTCTTTTCCAGCTCCTTTGATCGAAGAGCACACTGAACTTCTTCATATGTGATGCCAGATTCTGCATTCCGGCCAAACAGCATTGCATCTTTAAGATGCTGGAATGTTTTGGGAAGAGCATTCAAGAGCAagatggccttgtcttcattcttcatggggccatctacattctccaaatcaTCCAGATTCTTGCTGAAATCATCAATCTGCTCTGCGAAGGGTCGGTCTTCAAGAATCTTGTATGAAAAGAGGCGCTGCTTCATGTATAGGCGATTAGCAAgcgacttggtcatgtacagcGCTTCGAGCTTCGTCCATACCCCATGCGCTGTGGTTTCCTTCGCAACCTCGCGCAACACCTTGTCCGTGAGATTGAGAATAATGGCGCTATGGGCTTTCTTGGCAATCTCAGCCTTCTTCCTCACGCTCTTCTCATCgagatcttctttttctttccccttCGGATCAATTGGCTCGATTGCTTCATCGAGCCCTTGCTGGATCAACAGAGCCTTCATCTTGATCTGCCACAGACCAAAGTCATTCTTCCCCGAGAATTTCTCCGCTTCGAACCTCGTCGTCGCCATCGATATCAACTCCGATtgcgtttcccacagacggcgccacttgttatgaAAGTATGCAAAAGATCGATGATGACAACAACCATgcgaaaaagaaagaacactagagttttacgtggttcgatcgtaagatctacgtccacggccaaaggcaatatgattcagtatattgagaaatatgcagagatttacaattactcaagaactctctccaagaactcaacacctctaatctaattctaaaccaagaactaatcaagtgatagtttggagactcttttcttgaatatcgaagtagctgattaactatttcagatgcagccttcgtctgctttatatcagtcccttcatcctccaacggctctcttgagatgttagttaacaaaccagttataactgttccaacggctacttcccgtttcttggtttgcatcaacatgccgaagtgctgcatgatgccgagctcaataaaatgccgagctcaataaaacgccgagctcaataaaacgccgagctcaataaaatgccgagctcaataaaatgccgagctcaataaaatcttgaacgagctcaacctctaacaaatctgcagctgttgagaatgacattgattttaGCTTGCTGCATCCAACGGTGATTGTGAGATTATACTCCAACAAGATATATGAACCACAAATAGTCACTCAATTTTGCCATCTAGGCAGTTAAATTTGGTGTAtatttaaaagttaaatttGGGTTGTACTTAAACTGATTTGGATTACCTATTATACCGGCGTGGCACGCTCAATGTCTACATGCCTATACAAACCAACACAGATTTGATGTTTTACACAATGAAATAAAGCGGACAACCAAAATGGTAAATATTTTTCTGatataattatgattaattatcatTTCATTTGATGAAATTAATTGATGCAGAGCTTGTGGATAGGAGCAAGGGAGCTTTCTATTACTTGGAGTGAGGAACCACAGTATTGGAATTGGCTTCATCTTGATTCTTGCAGGTTCATTCATTTCATCATTTCTATAAACAAACACACACTACAGTCTACACACATGTCTTGTAGATTTCCACAAATTTCGTGATTCATACAGGGAGCTTGAAAACCAAGAGAGAATTTAAAGAAATCCTAATTTAGTATCGAAACCAAAAAAGACGTAAAAAAATGGTTTCGTTGCTATTTAGATGGGGCCCAGAAGCCGTAAAcaactgaaaaataaaaataaaaataaaaataaaataagtttcgaagttattaaaataaaagtcttAAACGAACCTCCAATGGAGGCCTTAGCACAATTGGACTTTGATATTAACaaaccatcaggttttaattaggatttttcttttgttttttcttaaCTGGTCATAATATTCATAAATATTACGCCTCTTTTATTCTCATGTGAAAATATTTAAagcttgataaaaaaaatggatgCATGAAAACAGTGGGGAGGTGGCTGAGCTTGTAAGAAGCTGCTGGCTGGAAATCATCGGAAAAATCGACGTGAGAAGCCTGCGTTTGAAGACGAGTTACAGCGCATATCTAGTGTTCAAGCTGCAAGAAGGGTGCAAGGAGCTGCAAAAGGCGATTGCATCAGTGAGGTTCGTGAAAGAGATAGGCGAGGGCAGCGCTGACGAGGGCTATGGCGTCTTCATCGACACCATGGCCTGCGATGCTGGAGAAAGGGGCCGGTTTCCTCACTGCCGCAGCGACGGCTGGATGGAGATCAAGCTCGGGGAGTTCTTCAACAATCTGGGAGATGATGGGGAGGTGGAGATGCGCTTGATCGAGAagaataatcctaaatggaAAACCGGTCTTGTTGTGTTGAAGCTGAAGATCTTGTGCAACAATGCATACAAACGAGCTGTAACGAAAGGGAACCAGAAATGAAGAAGACCGTTGGAAAAGTAGCCGTTGGTGACGGTTGGAAGTTAGTTGTGACAGCTGGCGGTTGGTTAGGAATTAGTTGTGAGCTTAGATATTTTTCTTAGCTTTTGTGAGCAAGCTTAGATAGTATAAATAGCTTTCGTTTTTGCTGCTTGTAAATTGAGTTTTCACAATCATCAATAAAGTGTGAAGTTTCAGTTTCTCTCTCGGTTTGAGCAGTCTTAGCTCTTTGAGTGTTTTGTTATGATGGATGTATTTTGAgtttctacatggtatcagcAGTAAACCTCCTTCTTCCGCTCCGATCTCTGTTTTAGTCTCTTCTCTATCGTCTTTACAATGGTTAATCGTCGCAATCGCGATGGAGCCGTATATGGAGATGTTGTAATCCCAGCCGATGATCATGCAAGTCCATATTACTTGCATCCTAGTGATAATCCTGGCCTCCAGCTGGTTCCTCATGTTCTCATCGGTTCCAACTATATCAATTGGAGCAGATCAATCACCACTGCTCTCATTGCGAAGAACAAGCTGCCGTTTGTTGATGGATCTCTGATTCGACCAAATAATGATGATCTTCTCTATTCCGCTTGGATTCGTTGCAACAGTATGGTGGTATCGTGGTTACGCAACTCCATTTCTCCTCAAATCTGCTCCAGCGTCATGTATCTGGACTATGCTTATGAGATTTGGTCTGATCTTCATGAACGTTTTTCTCAAGCTGATTCAGCTAGATCTTATCAATTAAAGCAAAAACTCATGGCTCTTGTGCAAGGAAATTCTGATGTTAGCACATACTTCACAAATCTACGAATTGTGTGGGATGAATTCAAGCATACACAACCTGCTGCTTGGTGCACGTGTGGTACTTGTAGGTGCAACAGTGCCTTGCGTTGGCGCACGCATCAGGAAGATGAATGCACAATTCAATTTCTTATTGGTTTGAATTCCTCTTATTCTCAGATCAGATCCTCTATTTTATCCACCGTGCCTCTGCCTTCCCTATCCAAAGCTTTTTCTCTTGTTACTCAAGAAGAGAGACAACGAACTATTGATAATTCTATGATGAATTCTTCTCCAGTTTCATCAAGTGAACAGCCGTTCAGCATCAATGCAGCTTCCTCAAACTTTGGCCGTGGAAGACTGCTATGCTCTCATTGTGGTCGAAATAATCACACTGTCGATAGATGCTTTTCTCTACATGGATTTCCTCAAGGTTCTGGCCGAGGAAGAGGAAAACCTCCTTACAGAGACTTCTCTACACCTAAAGTCAATTATGTTGAAGAATCAGCCACTGAGGATAGTGACAAAGCTATCAACAATTCGCTGCCCCCTTCAACAACTTCTCCATCTACAGATCAACTCCAGCAGCTAATTTCTCTACTGCAATCTCAGTTTGCTGCCATTTCTACATCAAATACTCCACAGCTTCCAAGCTCCTCTCATATCTCTACTAATCAGTCCACTCCTCAGCCTTTCATCTCTCCTCAATCCACTCCTTTTACTGGTACCACTCTTTTCTCTCCCTTTGTTGCTGCTTCTTCATTATCTTCTTCTTTGTGGTTACTTGACACTGGTGCCACACATCACGTTTGCTGTGatattacttttttctctcaatCATCTCCTGTTTATGATGCCTTTGTGAATCTACCAAATGGTGAAAAAGCAAATGTCACTCACATGGGCACAATCCACTTAACACCAACAATCACTCTTCAATCTGTATTGTGTGTTCCTTCTTTCTCTTTCAACCTAATCTCCATCAGTTCTCTCACTTCATCTATGTCTTGTTGTGTTTCTTTCACGCATGACTCCATCCTCATTCAGGGAGCTTCTCCGGGGATTGTGATTGGGAAGGGTAGCCGCCTTGGTAATCTCTACTCCCTTGATATATCCACTGCAAATTGCTCCACTCCATCAAATTTAGCAACTTCAGATTCTAGTTCTTGTGTAAATTCTGTTGTTGCCTTGGACATTTGGCACAAGAGACTTGGTCATTTGGCTTTCAATAAACTCAAATCTATGAATGATGTTATCTCATTTTCTAAATCTACTCATTCGATTTGTGAAATCTGTCCTTTAGCCAAACAACATCACCTTCCTTTCCATGAATCTGATTCTGTTGCTGTTCATACTTTTGATCTCATACATTGTGACATCTGGGGTCCTTTTACCCCTTGCACCACACACGGCCAT is part of the Salvia splendens isolate huo1 chromosome 6, SspV2, whole genome shotgun sequence genome and encodes:
- the LOC121807710 gene encoding F-box protein PP2-B11-like, which produces MQSLWIGARELSITWSEEPQYWNWLHLDSCSGEVAELVRSCWLEIIGKIDVRSLRLKTSYSAYLVFKLQEGCKELQKAIASVRFVKEIGEGSADEGYGVFIDTMACDAGERGRFPHCRSDGWMEIKLGEFFNNLGDDGEVEMRLIEKNNPKWKTGLVVLKLKILCNNAYKRAVTKGNQK